AGGCGTCGTGTGTATTAGGGTTGAGTGAGCGTCAAATAAAAAGGCTGAAGGCAGGGGTGAAGGAAAGAGGTATAGCAGCGTTGGCGCATGGTAACAGGGGAAGGAAGCCTAAACATGCTACGTCCAAAGAGGTAAAAGAGGCCATAGTAGGTTTTGCAGTGGGTAAATACCATGGAGCCAGCTACCAACACATGTCGGAGCTAATGAAAGAGCACGATGGAATATTTGTGTCGGCCAAGACTGTAGGTCGAATTCTCAAGGAGGCATCAATACCCAACAAGCACACTCACAAGACTCCGAGGAGGAGGCGTACTAGGAATCGAATGTCCATGGAGGGCATGTTGGTACAGTGTGATGCCAGTCCCCATGATTGGCTTGAAGGAAGGTGCTCCAAGCTATGTCTTCATGGAGCCATAGATGACGCTACGGGGAAGATTTTTGGCCTTTATTTCAGGCCCAATGAAGATTTATTGGGGTATCTGCATGTTTTGAAGCAGATGGTGGAAGATTACGGGGTTCCCAGGAGTATTTACAGTGACGGTCATTCTATATTCTTTTCTCCTAAAGGAGACAAGCTCTCCATAGAGGAAGAGCTTAAAGGAGAAAGAGTTAAGCTTACTCAGTTTGGAGAGGTGTTAAATCAGCTGGGCATAACCCATATAAAGGCTCGTTCACCTCAAGCAAAGGGGCGTATAGAGCGTCTTTGGGAGACCCTGCAGAGTCGTTTGATCGTAGAGCTTAGGATAGCAAATATTTGCACCATGGAAGATGCCAATGATTTTCTGTGTGATTTCAAAAAGAGGTTTAACAGCCGTTTCGCTGTAAGGGCAGAAGATAAAGAACAGGCATTCAGGGCAAACCCTGGATTAGAGTCTTTGCATAAAATCATATGCATAAGGAGTCACAGAAAAGCTTCAAATGGATCCACAATATCTTATGGGGGTAGTACTTATCAGCTGTTAGATTCTAAAGGGCACGTGGTACCTCTGAAGCCCAAAAGCCCTGTTTGTGTTACAAGGCATCTCGATGGTTCCCTTGGAGCTTTATACAGTGGCGATTACTTTAAACTAAAGGCTATCTCAAGTGACAGTAACAAGAAAGCTATCCAAGAAGAAAACCTAGAAAACAAGGCAAAGCCAAGGGGAAAATATAAACCATCCATGGATCACCCATGGCGTAGGAGTATAAACAGCACAACCAAAGATCATAAAAACAAGAAAAGGTATCCTCTGGAAGGTGAATTGGGGGGAATACATGCCCCATATTGATAACTACCACAAACTTACACAAACTTAAAAAACTAGCCCTGCCTTAAACTACAAAAAACACATTGGCAGGGCTAATATCTATGCCTAAACAATATCCAAAAGGGGACATTTTCACTGTCCCGTTAAAGACCTTTTAGGGTGACATTTTTACTGTCCGTTGACATAGAGCGAGGTAATTTGGGGAATTTTTAAAATATATTGCTAAAAAATAAAAGGGGCAGATATATTCTGCCCCTTTTTATGCTTTTGTGTTTATATAGCCTTATCTCAGAAGCTGGAGCACCTGCTGTGGCAGCTGGTTTGCCTGGCTCAGCATGGCGTTTGCGGCCTGCATGAGGATCTGGTTCTTGGTGAATTCGGTCATCTCTGCTGCCATGTCCACGTCCCTTATGCGGCTTTCTGCGGAGGTAAGGTTGGTGCTTGCCGTGGTCAGGTTGTTGATGGTGTGCTCCAAGCGGTTCTGGTAGGCACCAAGAGCAGCTCTCTGCTCTGATACCTGGTTCAAGGCGTTGTCTATTATGGTGATGGACCTTGCGGCGCTCTCTCTGTCGGTTACCAGAACTTTATCTACGCCCAAGGCTGCAGCCGACATGTTGCCCAGGTCTATGCTCATTTTCTCGCCCTCATTGGCTCCTATCTGGAAGACTGCGGAGTTGGAGGTAATATGCACGTTGGTCTCGAAGGACGAGGAATCGGCTATTATGGACCAGCTCTTGGTGGTGCTGTTCCAGGATATGCTTGCGTTGGCCATCTTGTCGAACTCTACGTCCACGTTGGGGTCGATGACGCCCACCAAGGTGTTTCCGGTGAGTTCCACGTTGCTGGCCACCACTGCTCCAGTGTTGGAATCGGTTACGTCGACGGAGAAGCGGTTCTCCTGGCTTTCCTGGATCACGTTGAGGCCCAAGGCGGTGATTATGGAGTCGTCACCAACGAAGTTGAGTTCTCCGGCCTTGCCGGCCACTGCGCTGCTGAACACCAGGGTTCCGGCGATGGAGTAAGGAGAGTTCTCCGTGACCTCACCGGATGATATGAACTGCACGAAATTGTTGGCATCAGCGGATGAGACGTAGTCTTTCTGCCCCAAGGTCTCTGCGATGGCCTGATTGAACTTGGTGGCCGCCTGTTCCAAGGTGTCGTCGGCATATAGGGTTACTGTGGCCTTCTTGCCGTCGCCCTGGATGATGGTTATGGTCTGAGGATCCTCGAGGAGGTTTACGCCGCCTGTTCCCTGGAACTGGGCCAGGTCCTTGAGCTTGGTGTTGCCCGTTGCCACGGTCCCCTCGGGGAGGCCGCTTGCTACGGTGAACTGGAACGCAGGGGACTCGTCCACCAGGTAGGTGTCGAAGTCCATCTGGATGGCGCCGTCGTAGAGGACGTTGTTGCTGTCCACCTGGTACATGTAGAAGTTCTTGTCGGAAGCGCCATCAAGGGCACCCGCGGAGAAGTTGAAGTAGTAATTGTTGGTTCCGTCGGTTATCTTGACTACATCGCCGTTTGCCGCGCTGGCATCCCACACGGTCAAAGCAGCCTTGTCTCCCACCGAAGCGGTGTTGATGTCGAAGGTCGTATCACCTAAAGTTACTCCGGCGATGACGTCACCAGCGCCCTCAAAGCCTGTTCCGTCGGCCGCAACGCCTGTTAGGTTGACCGAGCCGCTCGTCCAAGTGCCATTTCCATCCATTGCTCGATACTCTACGGCTAGGTCAAGGGTGTTGGCGTCGCTGTCCTTGCCGGTCACTTCTATTGACATGGTGATGTAGCTGTAGCCTCCAAAGACAGTAGCCGTGGCAGTGGAGGTTATAAACCCGTTCGGGTCGCTGAGGTTGTACCCTGCAGTCACATCGCCAGCGTTAACGTTGTTGGAGGTTATGACGCTGTAAGTTCCGCCGGCCATCTGGTTTCCGTCCACGGTGTCGATGTTTGTGATGTTTTGAGATGCCTTCGAAACCGAGAAGCTGTTTGCAACCGTGGCGAAATCATCGGCTCCACCTGCACTGGTGTCGGTGGTAGCTGACAAACTTCCTGACTGAATTATGGCATTCGCTGCAGCATCTTCTAAGACTAACTCGGACTGCCCAGCACCACCACCTTCATTTAGGGTTGTGGTGAATGAGAAGTCGGTTCCCGCCTCTTTTGCAGTGATGGTAATAGCGGTGTCATCTACGCTCACGGTGAAGTACTTGTTGAAGTCATCGTTGGCCTCCAAGCCGGCCTTGATCTGGTCAGCCTGGGCGGCTGCATCAGCACCTGTTAGTGCAATGCCGCTAACCGAGAAGGTGTTTCCGTTTATTGTGAAGCTAAAGTCCAAAGAGTCATTTTCTGCACCGGTTGCTGCGGTTCCAACTACTAGCTGTGCTGCGGCCTTGCGGCCCTCTCCTGCGGTCTGGCTCTCTATTTCGCCGCCGGAACCGCTTCCCAGGGTGAAGACGTTGGATGCCTGAACCTGTGCGGTTCCTGCCTGGAGAAGGTCAACGGAGATCTTGTAGTTGCCCTCGTTCGTGACCGTGCCACGGGCATAAACCTTGGTCGTGGACTTGTCAGTGGATACTATCGCGGAGGCAGTTCCATCCAACAGCTTTTTGGTGTTGAACGTGGTGGTGTCGGAGATCCTGTCTAGCTCCTGGGTGAGCTGGTCTATCTCCGACTGAATCGCCTGGCGGTCGTTGGCCGTCAATGTGTCGTTGGCCGCCTGAACGGAGAGCTCCCTCATCCTCTGGAGAATGGACTGGGTCTCGTTCAGGGCGCCTTCTGCCGTTTGGATCAGGGAGATGCCGTCCTGGGAGTTGCTGACCGCCTTGTCCAAACCTGCGGTCTGGGCCCTCATCTTCTCCGATATGGCAAGTCCTGCGGCGTCGTCTGCGGCGCTGTTGATCCTAAGACCAGTGGACAACCTGGTGAGGGACCTGGAAAGGGCGTGTTCGTTGGTCCTCAGACTGTTCTGAGTCACCATTGAGTTGATGTTGTGATAGATACGCATGCTACTCAAACCTCCTTGTTTTGTTGATTTTCCATCCTTGGAAAATGTCCCCTGCGGGGACTCTGACAAAAGCTGCCGGCCTGCTTTTGCCTCTCTATTGAAAATATAAGAGAGATAGTTTCGCCAAACAACCAACAAAGGATTTTTTTCGAAGGCCAGCTCAAGCTCTTCGCCGTAATCCCCAATATATGTTTCGGCACTTTGAGGGTTATTTTCAATATTTTCTATAGGAAAAAGTCCTTCAATTTGTTGAGGAGCTCCCATCCTCATCTTGCCCCTTCTTTTCCTGTCTTGGGCGGTTTCTCAAAAGGGTCTCTAAGACGTCCAAGTTCTCTTTTGCGGCTTCGGCCGCCGCTTTGTTGGCCTCTGTGACCTCTGCTAGGATTTCCTTTCTCCATATATTTACGCTTTTTGGGGCTTTTATCCCCAGTCGGACGAAGTTGTTGCCCACTTCGATTATTCTTATCTCTATGCCCCCTCCAGCATCTATAACGATGCTCTCGTCCTTGCGTCTGGTCAAAACGAGCATCACTCTTCACCGCCCTGTCTTTTTGGGGCCTCTATGGATTGCTCTATTTTGGCTCGCTCTTCCTCGGACACCAGGGGAGTTCGGACGCTGTAGCGTTCGTCCATCAATACCACCTGTTCCCCTAATCGCAGGGAGGGGTTTATGATTATGGGGGCCAGAAGGTTGGCTGTGCCCATCCATGGCTTGTCCCTGGGCAAGTTCAAGACCACCATGAGGACCCCTTCGTCCAGGCTGGAGAGCCTAAGCCTCTTTAGATTTTCCTCTGGGATGTGGGGGGAGTAGGCAGGGTCCACAACTTCGGGGCTCGTA
The DNA window shown above is from Thermovirga lienii DSM 17291 and carries:
- a CDS encoding Integrase catalytic region (PFAM: Integrase core domain~InterPro IPR001584~KEGG: dau:Daud_0321 integrase catalytic subunit~PFAM: Integrase catalytic region~SPTR: Integrase, catalytic region) codes for the protein MSRGDVYLSEKESRRVYVMERLMEGVVTVKEASCVLGLSERQIKRLKAGVKERGIAALAHGNRGRKPKHATSKEVKEAIVGFAVGKYHGASYQHMSELMKEHDGIFVSAKTVGRILKEASIPNKHTHKTPRRRRTRNRMSMEGMLVQCDASPHDWLEGRCSKLCLHGAIDDATGKIFGLYFRPNEDLLGYLHVLKQMVEDYGVPRSIYSDGHSIFFSPKGDKLSIEEELKGERVKLTQFGEVLNQLGITHIKARSPQAKGRIERLWETLQSRLIVELRIANICTMEDANDFLCDFKKRFNSRFAVRAEDKEQAFRANPGLESLHKIICIRSHRKASNGSTISYGGSTYQLLDSKGHVVPLKPKSPVCVTRHLDGSLGALYSGDYFKLKAISSDSNKKAIQEENLENKAKPRGKYKPSMDHPWRRSINSTTKDHKNKKRYPLEGELGGIHAPY
- a CDS encoding flagellin domain protein (PFAM: Bacterial flagellin N-terminal helical region; Bacterial flagellin C-terminal helical region~COGs: COG1344 Flagellin and related hook-associated protein~InterPro IPR001492: IPR001029~KEGG: swo:Swol_0198 flagellin-like protein~PFAM: flagellin domain protein~SPTR: Flagellin and related hook-associated proteins-like protein), giving the protein MRMGAPQQIEGLFPIENIENNPQSAETYIGDYGEELELAFEKNPLLVVWRNYLSYIFNREAKAGRQLLSESPQGTFSKDGKSTKQGGLSSMRIYHNINSMVTQNSLRTNEHALSRSLTRLSTGLRINSAADDAAGLAISEKMRAQTAGLDKAVSNSQDGISLIQTAEGALNETQSILQRMRELSVQAANDTLTANDRQAIQSEIDQLTQELDRISDTTTFNTKKLLDGTASAIVSTDKSTTKVYARGTVTNEGNYKISVDLLQAGTAQVQASNVFTLGSGSGGEIESQTAGEGRKAAAQLVVGTAATGAENDSLDFSFTINGNTFSVSGIALTGADAAAQADQIKAGLEANDDFNKYFTVSVDDTAITITAKEAGTDFSFTTTLNEGGGAGQSELVLEDAAANAIIQSGSLSATTDTSAGGADDFATVANSFSVSKASQNITNIDTVDGNQMAGGTYSVITSNNVNAGDVTAGYNLSDPNGFITSTATATVFGGYSYITMSIEVTGKDSDANTLDLAVEYRAMDGNGTWTSGSVNLTGVAADGTGFEGAGDVIAGVTLGDTTFDINTASVGDKAALTVWDASAANGDVVKITDGTNNYYFNFSAGALDGASDKNFYMYQVDSNNVLYDGAIQMDFDTYLVDESPAFQFTVASGLPEGTVATGNTKLKDLAQFQGTGGVNLLEDPQTITIIQGDGKKATVTLYADDTLEQAATKFNQAIAETLGQKDYVSSADANNFVQFISSGEVTENSPYSIAGTLVFSSAVAGKAGELNFVGDDSIITALGLNVIQESQENRFSVDVTDSNTGAVVASNVELTGNTLVGVIDPNVDVEFDKMANASISWNSTTKSWSIIADSSSFETNVHITSNSAVFQIGANEGEKMSIDLGNMSAAALGVDKVLVTDRESAARSITIIDNALNQVSEQRAALGAYQNRLEHTINNLTTASTNLTSAESRIRDVDMAAEMTEFTKNQILMQAANAMLSQANQLPQQVLQLLR
- a CDS encoding carbon storage regulator, CsrA (PFAM: Global regulator protein family~TIGRFAM: carbon storage regulator (csrA)~COGs: COG1551 Carbon storage regulator (could also regulate swarming and quorum sensing)~InterPro IPR003751~KEGG: tai:Taci_0668 carbon storage regulator, CsrA~PFAM: carbon storage regulator~SPTR: Carbon storage regulator, CsrA;~TIGRFAM: carbon storage regulator), producing the protein MLVLTRRKDESIVIDAGGGIEIRIIEVGNNFVRLGIKAPKSVNIWRKEILAEVTEANKAAAEAAKENLDVLETLLRNRPRQEKKGQDEDGSSSTN
- a CDS encoding protein of unknown function DUF180 (PFAM: FliW protein~COGs: COG1699 conserved hypothetical protein~InterPro IPR003775~KEGG: tai:Taci_0667 protein of unknown function DUF180~PFAM: protein of unknown function DUF180~SPTR: Flagellar assembly factor fliW), which translates into the protein MGIKVQTIIMGEVEVDEKAIITFPNGLPGFGGAKRWFFAGEDEDVIKWMICLDCGHICLPVTSPEVVDPAYSPHIPEENLKRLRLSSLDEGVLMVVLNLPRDKPWMGTANLLAPIIINPSLRLGEQVVLMDERYSVRTPLVSEEERAKIEQSIEAPKRQGGEE